DNA sequence from the bacterium genome:
CATTCGACCGGTGCCACCGCCGACCACCATCACCGCGCGGACCTTGTTGGCGTTCTTGTCCGCGTTTGTCTGCCGCGGTGTCGTGACCGATCTCCTCAAGCAGGTGCCGGCGCAGGTGCGCTCGCCGGCTGTTTCGGTTGACCTCCGATCAGACTGCCGGGCTCGACCAGGTGTCTGCCGATCCCCAGTTCGGTAGCGGGGATCCCCATTGCCAGCCCCATCAACTGGGTGAAGTAGAAGACCGGCAGTTGGTAGCTCTTCTTCAGCCTCTCCTCGATCTCGGGCTGGCGGGTATCCAGATTGGCATGGCACATCGGGCAGGCGACCGCGATGGCGTTGGCACCCACGGCCTGGGCCTCGTCGAGGAGGTCCGCGCACAGCTTGTAGACGATGTCCGTTTCGGTCAGCGTAAAGGCCGCGCCGCAGCACATCGTTTTGAAGTCCCAATCGAGAGTTCTGATGCCCGCCGCGCGCAGCACCGCGTCCATGGACATGGGGTACTCGTAACGATCGAACTGCATGACCTTGGGCGGCCGCGTCAGCAGGCACCCGTAGTAGCAGACAACCTCGAGTCGCGACAGGTCTTCAGTCGCCAGAACAGCGATCTCGGCGAGCATTGCCTCGTCCGCGAAAACCTCGAGAGGATGGCAGACCTTGACAGTGCCCTGGTACGGACGATCCACGACCCGGTTGATTTTCTCGCGCATCTCCGGTCGGGTGGCCGATTCGTGGTGGCCGGCTTTCATGCGCCGAAAGCACGAGGCGCAAGGGACCACCACCTCGCCCATCTCCATTGCCTCGACCAGGCAGAGATTGGCCACCGGCAGCGCCAGCGCCAGGAGCTCCGACACCGCGTGAGCGGAGGTCGATCCGCAGCAGATCCAGTCGTCGACCTCCTCGAGCTCGACTCCCAGCAAGGGCGAGACCGATCTCAGCGAGAGGTCGAACTCGGACCCAGTGGAGTGCAGTGAGCAGCCGGGGTAGTAGGCGTACTTCATTCCGGCCGGTCCGCCTCCCTCTCGACCTTCTTGACCCGCGAGAAGATCCTGCGGGCGCGCCTCGAGCCGGCGAAGGTCGGCAGTAGCTTGAGCTTTCCCTTTCGTAGCATCCGGCTGCCGAGCTCCATGTCTTTGAAGTAGTTGCCTGTCCGAAGCTTGAGCGACAGGACCATTCCCGCTTCCCACATCCGGCCGAAGCGTCTGATGCTGGCCAGTGCCGCCTTGTGGAAAGAGCGGACCTCACCGACCGCTGGGTTGATTCCCCTGTCGACGGCAAGGATCTTGGCGGCGTCCATGACCTTGGCGATGTCGACGTCCTGCGGGCAGCGGGTGGTGCAAGTCTCGCAGGCTGCACACAGCCAGATAGTCCTCGAGCCGAGCACGAGCTCGTCCAGTCCCAAGCGGGCGGCATGAATGAGCTGCGCCGGCGGATAGTCCATCGCGTAGGCGACCGGGCATCCGGCGGCGCATTTTCCGCACTGGTAACAGAGGTTGACGTCGACCCCCGACTCTCCCAGGATCGAATACGCGAAGCCGGAAGTCGGCGTGATGGTTTCGGCTGTCGCAGCTTGAGTCATCGATGACACCGCCCTGCGCTACCTCGAAGTGTCGCCGCTGGCGGGACTCCTGAGACCCCGCCGCGGGTCGTTGCCAACCTAGTGCGTGGTCTCGCAGAGGCGTCGCAGGTTGTCGAGCGATTGCTCGAGGCACTCCGCCTCGATCCGCTCGACCAACTCCCTGTCGGCACCCGCAAGATGCTCTGGCACGGTGAAATCGAGAGCTACAGCTACTTCGGTCTCACCGTCTTTCGGCCGGTAGAGCCAGTCCTGCTCGCCGGAGAGCATAAGAAGCCCGCAGACGGGGCCCACCTCGGCGATCTCGGCGTCACCCTCGGTCCTGGTCTTCCACCGGGCCTCCTTCTTGCTGACGTGATCGTCGAGCACCTTCTGGGTGAGCGGGAAAGGGGTGCCGACCATCAGGTACCTCGACCGGCCTGGACCGGCCTCCAGTTTTTTCTCGTCGCTGATCCCCACATACCAGTCCGACCAGTGCTTCGGATCGTGGGCCGTCGCGTAGACGGCTTCAAGCGGCGCGTGAATGTGGGTGACTCGCCTCAGATGGGACATGCTCTTGGCCTCCTCTCCTTTCGTTCGTTGCTCGCTGTTCGTTCACCGCCCGACAACCGCTCTGAGTCGCAAGGGAGATGCCACCTGCCGCCGGGCCCGGAACAATTCGTAAACTCTTGATTTATAGGGCTTTAGGTCGTAATGCTCTGTTGTGCACCAGGCGCCTCACCGTTGAATCTTTCAACAGCTTGGCTGAAATGAGGCAGACACCACGAATCCAGGACTCGCACCGGTGCCGAGATCCTCCCCACGTGGTGTCGACTTTTTCCACGGTGAGGGGCCTCTTAGCCGACCGAAACGCGCTATTCTGGGTCCTGAGGACCGGATTGGATCCGGCCCGGAGGGCGAAGAGAAAGGAGGCCTGATGCGTCGGGCGTTGAGAAGCCGTTTGATGCTTCGCCTGGGAGCGGCCTTCTGTTTGGCCGCCGTCGGCGTGCTGATTGCCGCCGGTGCCTGGAACCTCCGCCTGCAGCGCTCCCACCTCACACGGTTGGTTTTGGCCAGCGCCACCGAGCGGGCCGACGATATCTGCCGCTCGACGCGCGAGGCGATGATGCGCAACCGGCCGGGAGAGGTCGGGCGCATCATCGATACGATCGCCGCCAAGCCGACGGTCGAGCGGATCCGACTGTTGGACAAGCGGGGCCGCATTCGCAGCTCGACCGATCGGACCGAGATCGGGACCGCGGTCGACATGATCGCCGAGGAGTGCGTCTCGTGCCACCGTCCGGGCGAGGTCCTCGAGCGCCCGACGCAGGAGGATCGAGCGCGCATCTTCGAGACGGAAGACGGCAGGAGACTCCTGGCGGTCATCGCTCCGATCCGCAACGAGCCTTCCTGCGCCAGCGCTTCGTGCCATGCGCACCCGTCCACGCGCACCATCCTCGGAGTCCTGGATGTCCACCTCTCGCTCTCCGAAACCGAGGAGTTCCTCGCCGCCTCGGAGCGACAGATGCTGCTAGGGCTGTTCGGCACGGTGGCCGCCCTTTGCGTCCTGGTCGGGCTGCTGACGTGGCGAATGGTGCTGCAGCCGGTAGGCAGGCTGACCGCCGCCGCCACCAGGGTGGCAGCGGGTGAGCTCTCGACCCATATCCCGGTGCATTCCGGGGACGAGATCGGCGCCATGACGGAGGCTTGGAACACGATGATCGCCAAGCTCGGCCGCGCTCAGATTGTCCTCGAGCGCTGGAGCAAGACTCTCGAGCAGAAAGTGCAGGAGAAGACCGTCGAGCTCGAAACCGCCCACCAGCGGTTGTTACGGGTCGAAAAGATGGCCTCTCTGGGCAAGCTGGCCGCGGTCGTTGCGCACGAGATCAACAACCCACTGACCGGTATCAGCACTTACGCCCGTTTGTTGAAGCGCAGGCACTTCGCTCCGGATCGGGCCGATCCTCGACCCACGCCGCAGGATGACGAGACCGAGCGAATCCTGGGACTGATCGAAGAGGAAGCGCTCCGCTGCAGCAAGATCGTGCGCGATCTGTTGCTCTTCAGCAGGTCACCGGCCGTCTCCTTCACCCGGCAAGAGCTCGAGCCTCTGCTCCAGAGGTGTGTCATGTTGCTGCGCCACCAGGTCAACGCAAAGCGCGTGGAGCTGCAGCTGGAAGTGGAGGAGAAGCTGCCGAGCGTCACCTGCGACGGTTCTCAGATCCAACAGATGATCGTGGCGCTCACGCTGAACGCCGTCGAGGCGACGCCCGCCGACGGCAATGTGACCCTCAGCGCCCGCCACGACACTTCGACCGGCGAGGTCGTTTTGGAAGTGAGGGACACCGGCCGGGGCATTCCCGCCGAGCACTTGGACAACATCTACGAGCCGTTCTTCACCACCAAGGAGGAGGGCAGCGGTGTCGGACTCGGACTCGCGGTGGTCTACGGCATCGTGGAGCGACACCACGGTACGATCGAGGCGGTCTCGGAGCCGGGTAGAGGTACTCTGTTCACGATCCGGTTGCCGCTCCGCCAGGACCTGGGGACGGCCGGTGCGCAGCGCACCGACCCGGAGGTAGACCGATGAGGAAGGATCCGGAGCAGATCCCGAGGGGCTCGATTCTGGTGGTCGACGACGAGCCGATTGTGCTCGAGTCGCTGACCGATTGGTTCCGTGAGGACGGTTACGAGGTCGGCGCCGCCAGTAGCGCGAAGGAGGCGCTACGGTTGGCTGGGCTCGCTGACTTTGACGTCGCCTTCGTCGACATCAAAATGCCCGGCACCGACGGGCTGACGCTCCAGTCTCGCTTGGCGGCGGCCCGGCCGGATCTGCCGGTAGTTATCATGACCGCCCACGCTTCGGTCGAGTCGGCGGTCACGGCGCTCAAGGCGGGCGCCTACGATTACATCACCAAGCCGTTCAACCCCGAGGACCTCTCCCGCCTGGTGCGTCGAGCCATAGAGCACCGCGCGCTCACGAGCGAGAACGTCCGGCTCAAGGAGCGTCTTGACGCTCTCTTTGCGCCGACCGCCATCGTCGGTGACTCGCTGGCGATGCAGCGGATTCTCGATCAGATCAGCTCGATCTCCCAAGCCGACTCCACGGTCTTGATCAAGGGCGAGTCCGGCACCGGCAAAGAGCTCGTTGCTCGAGCTATTCACGCCGGTTCACCACGCCGCTACGGGCCGCTCGTGGTCGTCAACTGCGGCGCGCTGGCCGAAGGCGTTCTCGAGAGCGAGCTCTTCGGTCATGAGAAGGGCTCCTTCACCGGCGCCGACGAGCGCCGCAGCGGGAAATTCGAACTGGCGGACGGCGGCACGATCTTCCTCGACGAGATCGGTGCGGTCAGTCAACGGGTGCAGGTCGAGCTGCTTAGGGTCTTGGAGGACAAGGTGGTGACCCGCGTAGGTGGAGAAAGGCCCGTCGCCGTCGACTTCAGGGTGATCACGGCCACCAACCAGGACCTCGAGCAAATGGTGCAGCGCGGCGCCTTTCGCGAGGATCTCTATTGGCGGATCAACGTATTCACCATCGACATCCCGCCCTTGCGGCAGCGGCCCGAAGACGTTCTCCTGCTCGCTGAGCACTTTCTCGGCCATTTCGCTCGGGCGATGAACCGCCGGCCGCTGAAGCTCTCGCCGGCGGCGCTCGAGGCGGTGACCGCATACTCCTGGCCGGGCAACGTCCGTGAGCTGCAGAACGCGATCGAGCGGGCGGTCGTCGTCGCCTCGCCTCCCTCGATCGAGGTTGGAGATCTGCCGGTCAGAGTCACCGGGTCGACCGCCCGCGGAGGCTCTCTTTCCCTGAGCGAAGTCGAGAAGGAGCACATTCGCTCGGTGCTTGAAAGCTGCGAGTGGAACGTCGCCCGGGCGGCGCGCACACTGGAGGTGGACCGGGGCACGCTTTACAACAAGATCCACAAGTACGGTTTCGGTCGCCCCACCGACGCGCGGCGTTCCTAGCCTGCCCTTCTCACAGGTTCCTTGCTGCGCCGGCTGAATCCATCGCGCAAGCGACAGGTCCGTCAGGGCCCGGTCTCGGCGACCGAGAGGTCGTGCGCGACGAGATCCCAGGTTTCTTCTTCCTCGAGGGTTTTCCAGCCGGCCATCGCCGTACCCCGTACTCCCTCGCGGATGACAAAGTAGGCTCGACGAGGGGAGGTCCGCTCGCGCCAGAGCGGGTCGGTGAAGTCGGCGGGACGGCTCGAGAGATTCTGGCGCCGACCCCTGCCGTCTGCCGCCTCGCCGTGGCAGAGCGCGCAATGCTCGAGAAAGAGCTGCCGCCCGCGAAGGCGGGCATCCTGCGCCACAAGCACGCCCTCAGGTACCGTCACGCGACGATACTTCGGGGGCAGGTCTCCGTCGGTGCCTCTACAGCCCCCGAGGAACAGCAGCAGGCAAGCGGCCGTGAGCCACCGCGGCCCCATCGGTCTGAACTTTCTTCTTGACCAGGAACTCGAAGCCGAGTCGAGCCGCCTCGGCGACGACGCCGTCGATCAGATGCGGAAGGTTGGCCGCGACTCGCGGCGACAGGTTGGTGTCGAGCTCGAGAGATTCCGGGACTATCCCGCACAGAATCACCCGCTCGGGGTAGCTCTCCAGCAGTTCCAGGGCGTCGAGAAGATCGGCCACGCCGATCTGATGGCAGGAAAGCCGGTTGCGCACGGCCGGAGCCACCTCGTCGCCCTCCAGCCGCACCAGGGTACCGGCGGGGCCGTCGGCGGCGATGGCGTCGATCAGAATGACGTCGTCCGCTCCGTCGAAACACGACAGCAGGCTCAGACCCAGGGTGCCGCCGTCCAGCACGCGCGTGGTGTCCGGAATCTCGTAGCGCTCGAGAATCGAGTGTACGGCATGCACGCCGAGGCCGTCATCGGCGCAGAGCAGGTTGCCGAGCCCGAGAACGAGCAGCGAACGCTCGCTATCCGCCACGGTGCGTGTGCCTGTCGATGAATCGGTACCCGGAGTAGATCAGGTCCTCCCGCGGCACCATCTTGTGGCCGGAGAAGATCGACTCGACCGTCGCATTGGCCTCGACCTGGGACATCATCACCGCGCTGTAGATGTGGTGCACGATGAACATCCAGAGCAGCCACATGACAATGTGATGAATCCAGTGCGCGGTTTGCAGACCGCCGACAAGGGGCAGGAAGAAAGTGAAGATTCGCATCGGCGAGTCGACGTGAGCGCTGGCCGCATACATGCCCAGACCGGTGGCGATCATGACCAGATAGGCGATGAAGACGAAGGTGTAGAAGACACCCGCGAGCGGGTTGTGGCCGACAAAGCCGGGCGGCAGGCGAAGGGCGAAGAGGTAGTAGCGCAACGTCGGCAAGAGACCCTTGCGCCGGATGCGCGTCGCCGGCACGAACTTGTCCCAGTGCGAATACTTGTTGCCAATGAACATCCACAGGACTCGTGACAGCACCGACAAGGTGAAGACGATCGCCGTGTAGAAGTGGATCAGCTTGGCGGTGCCCATGATGAAGTGCTGGCTGGCCTCGCCCGGCGCGGTCAGCATCGGGTTGCCGATGTAGAGCCCGGTGATCGAGAGCACCCAGATCGAGCCCGCGATCAGCCAGTGACAGACGCGCACCGGCCACTCCCAGACGTAAACGTTGGCCAGGCCCAGATCTTCGGTCGGAGCGGCCAGGGTATGCTCGGTCATTGGACTCTCACTTTCACCAGCTCGTTGCCGTGTGGATCGAGGACATGCACGCCGCAGGCCATGCACGGATCGAAGGAATGGACCGTGCGCAGAATCTCGAGCGGCTGCTCGGGATCGGCGACCGGGTTGCCGACGATCGCGGCCTCGTACGGTCCGGGCTGGCCCATCGCGTCCCTGGGGCCGGCGTTCCAGGTCGAAGGCACGACACACTGGTAGTTGGCGATCTCGCCGTCGACGATGTGAACCCAGTGGCCGAGGGCGCCGCGCGGGGCTTCGTGGAAGCCGGCGCCCGTGCAGTCCTTGGGCCAGCTCTTGGGGTCCCATTTCGAGTTGTCGTGGATGCGCAGGTCCCCGCGCCCCATGTTGTCGGCGAGCTCGTCGAGCCAGCCCTCTAGCTTCTCGGCCAGAACCAGGGTTTCGATGCCGCGGGCGGCCACCCGGCCCAGAGTCGAGAACAGGGCTTCAGGTCCCACGCCCAGTTGCCCCAGTGCATAGCCGACCAGCTCTTGGACCCGAGGATGACCCGAGGCATAGGCGACCAGCATCCGGGACAGGGGACCGACCTCCATCGGCTGGTCCTCGTAGCGCGGCGACTTGAGCCAGCTGTACTTACCGTTGGTGTCGAGCCGCTCGTAGGGCGGCTCGGGGCCGGTGTAGTTGGGCCGGGTCTCGCCTTGCGACGGCGGCAGACCTTGATCGTCCCCGCCCGCGTAGTCGAACCAAGAGTGCGTCACGTACTCGGTGATCTTGGCGGGATCGAGCGCTTCGACCGTTCCGAGATCGCGATTGCGGATGACTCCCGGCGGCAGGTAGAGCGGGGCGTTGTCGCCGTCGGTCTCAGGATACTCACCATAGACGAGGTAGTTGCCGACGCCGGCGCCGTAGCCGGCCCAGTCCTTGTAGAACGAGGCGACCGCGAGCAGGTCCGGGATATAGACCTGCTCGACGAAGGTCTTCGCCTGCTGGATCAGCTTGCGCATGGCCGAGATAGACGTCATGTTGAGGGACGCCTGCTTGTCGGGGTCGACCGGGGTCGCCATGCCACCGACCAGGAAGCTTTGGAGATGGGGGTTCTTGCCCCCCAGGATGGCGTGGATCTTTATGAACTCTCGCTGCCAGTCCAGCGCCTCGAGATAGTGGGCGACGGCGAGCAGGTTGGCCTCCGGCGGCAGACGGTAGGCCGAATGCCCCCAATAGGCGTTGCCGAATGGGCCGAGCTGACCTCGTTCAACGAACGCGGCGACACGATCCTTGATCGAGGTGAAGTAAGTCTTGCTCGACAGCGGCCAGGGGGAGATTGACTGAGCGAGGTTGGCGGTGGCCGCCGGGTCGGCCGACAGCGCAGAAACGATGTCGACCCAGTCCAGGGCGTGCAGGTGGTAGAAGTGGACGACGTGATCCTGGACCATCTGGGAGGCCATGATCAGGTTGCGCAGGATTCGGGCATTCGGTGGCGGCTCGGCCCCGATCGCGTCTTCGACCGCCCGGATCGAGGTGATCGCATGCACAGTGGTGCAGACCCCGCAGATCCGCTGGGTGAAGGCCCACGCGTCGCGCGGATCGTGGCCCTTGAGGATGATCTCGACGCCGCGGAACATGGTCGACGACGACCAGGCATCGCTGACCTTGCCGTCGTCGACCTCCGCTTCGATGCGCAGGTGGCCTTCGATTCGGGTTACCGGATCCACAACGACGTGAGTCATGCCTGGTCTCCTTCCTTGCCCTCTTTAATCGCCTTCTTGACAGGCTCCGCACTGTCGGCCGGTGGCTGGTACACCTGCTGGTGCTCGAGCTCCTTGTGCTTCCAGCGTTTGCCGAGCTGGACGAAACCGTGGGCGGCGAAGGCGGCCGCCACGCCGGCGGTGGCCCACATGCCGACCTTGTCGACCTTGGAGTGCTTGCCGAAGCCGGGGAAGCCCGCCAGGTGGGTGTAGAAGGGTGTCATCTTGTCCCAGAAGTCGGGCTCGGCGCAGCCGATGCAGGGGTGGCCGCAGCCGATCGGCCAGTTAGTGCCCTCGTTCCAGCCGACATTGGGGCAGTTCTGGTAGGTCACCGGGCCCTTGCAGCCCATCTTGTAGAGGCAGTAACCAGTGCGATGTCCCTCGTCGCCCCAGGCTTCGACGTACTGGCCGCCGTCGTAGTGGGCGCGCCGCTCGCAGTTGTCGTGGATCGATTTGCCGTAGGCGAACAGCGGCCGACGGTAGCGGTCGAGCGGTGGGAAGCGGTTAAAGGTCAGGTAGTAGACGACGGTTCCAACTAGGTTCTCGGCGTTGGCAGGGCAGGCGGGCAGATTGATCAGGTTTTTGACGCCCGGTACCGCATCGGCCACCGACAGCGCCCCGGTCGGGTTGGGTGCCGCCGCCGGTAGGCCGCCGAACGCGGCGCAGGTGCCGATGGCGATGGTTGCGGCGGCGTTGCCGCAGACCTCGCGCGCGATGTCGATCGCGGCACGGCCTCCGATCGTGCAGTAGGCGCCGTTGGCTCCGGTCGGAATCGAGCCTTCCACCACAGCGATGTAGCCGCCCGGCTTTTCGGCCACGACCTTGGCCAGAGCCTCCTCGGCTTGGTGCCCGGCGGCCGCCATGATGGTCTCGTGGTAGTCGACCGAGAGAGTGTCCAGGACAATGTCGGCGACCGTGGGCCGGCCGGCCCGGAGGAACGACTCCGTGTTCCCGGCGCAGTCCTGGAACTCGAGCCAGACCAAGGTGGGTTTCTCCTTGGTTTCAATGGCCTCGGCGATCTTCGCTCCTGCCACCTTGGGCAGGGCGAGCACGGTTGTCATGACGCCGCAAAAGCCGAGGAAGTCTCTTCGCGAGACACCTCGCCTCTGCAACTCTTCGAGAAACCAGTCGCGGGCTTCGGGCATGCCTGCACCTCCAGGAGAATCGGGGTTGCGAAAGGACGTCGAAATGCTCCACGAGGCAGGGCGATGGCGCAAGAACTCAACAGGCGGTCTGTCCAGACACGCCTGGACAGGCGGGGACCCACCCTTCTGGGTAGGTTCAGAGTCCCAGCTGGATCGCCAAGCCGCACAAAGCGATGACGAGCCCGGCGCTGGCGTGGGCCCAGCGTTGCCAGGAGCCGTCGGGGAGCCGGGCGGCGCCGAGCCGGCCGGCGAGGACCACCGAGGTCATCGTGATCAGCGTCGCGACCGCGAAGGCCGCTGCGACGACGGCGATGCCGGTCCAGTCACGAATCGAGGAGGGAATCATCAGCAGTGGAATCAGCGGCTCGCAGGGTCCCAGCACGAAGATCAGGAACAGCGCCCACGGCGTCATGCGGCGGATCGGTCCCGGGCGGCCTTCGGAGGTCGACTCGTGGACGTGGGCATGCGCGGCGACGTGGGTGTGCTGGTGAGTGTGGAGGGTGCCGTCGGCGTGGCTGTGCCAGTGGCTGTGCGGTCGAGCGCGTTGCGCCTGGCGTAGGCCCCAGGCCAGGTAGGCCAAGCCGAATCCGAGCAGCAGCCAGCCGGCGAGCGCTCCCCTCAGAGCCTCGACTCGTTCGAAGCCACCGAGAGTCCAGCCCAGCGCAATGCCGAGCGAACCCAGCAGAATCGAGCCCGCCACGTGACCCGCGCCGCAGGCGAGGGTCACGCCCGCGGTTCGCGCAGCGGACCACTGTCGAGCCCGCGCCAGGGTGATGAAGGGAAGGTAGTGATCCGGACCGACCAGGGCGTGCACGAAGCCGACGGAGGCCGCCGTCGCACCGAGAAAAAGCAGCTCCTCGGACACGGCGATCACCTATCCGGCCGCCGCCTTGGTGGAGACGCCGGCGCCGGTGACAGCCTTCCGCTGAGCCTCGAGCCAGGTGAGCCAATCGTCCATGCCTTCACCGGTCTTTGCCGAGACCGGAATCATGGCGGCGGTCGGCATCGTACGGGCCAGGCCGTCCTCGATCACCGAGACGTCGACCTCGAGATGGGGCAGGAGGTCGGTCTTGGTGAGCAGGACGAGGTCGGCCTTGCGGAACATCACCGGGTACTTGAGGGGCTTATCTTCGCCCTCGGTGACTGCCAGGGCGACCACATTGACCGCTTGCCCGAGATCGTAGACCGCGGGGCAAACCAGGTTGCCGACGTTTTCGATGACCAGGAGATCCAGATCTCGCCAGTCGAGGTCGTGAAGGGAC
Encoded proteins:
- a CDS encoding SRPBCC family protein, which produces MSHLRRVTHIHAPLEAVYATAHDPKHWSDWYVGISDEKKLEAGPGRSRYLMVGTPFPLTQKVLDDHVSKKEARWKTRTEGDAEIAEVGPVCGLLMLSGEQDWLYRPKDGETEVAVALDFTVPEHLAGADRELVERIEAECLEQSLDNLRRLCETTH
- a CDS encoding hydrogenase maturation protease, with protein sequence MADSERSLLVLGLGNLLCADDGLGVHAVHSILERYEIPDTTRVLDGGTLGLSLLSCFDGADDVILIDAIAADGPAGTLVRLEGDEVAPAVRNRLSCHQIGVADLLDALELLESYPERVILCGIVPESLELDTNLSPRVAANLPHLIDGVVAEAARLGFEFLVKKKVQTDGAAVAHGRLPAAVPRGL
- the cybH gene encoding Ni/Fe-hydrogenase, b-type cytochrome subunit, with the protein product MTEHTLAAPTEDLGLANVYVWEWPVRVCHWLIAGSIWVLSITGLYIGNPMLTAPGEASQHFIMGTAKLIHFYTAIVFTLSVLSRVLWMFIGNKYSHWDKFVPATRIRRKGLLPTLRYYLFALRLPPGFVGHNPLAGVFYTFVFIAYLVMIATGLGMYAASAHVDSPMRIFTFFLPLVGGLQTAHWIHHIVMWLLWMFIVHHIYSAVMMSQVEANATVESIFSGHKMVPREDLIYSGYRFIDRHTHRGG
- a CDS encoding hydrogenase small subunit produces the protein MPEARDWFLEELQRRGVSRRDFLGFCGVMTTVLALPKVAGAKIAEAIETKEKPTLVWLEFQDCAGNTESFLRAGRPTVADIVLDTLSVDYHETIMAAAGHQAEEALAKVVAEKPGGYIAVVEGSIPTGANGAYCTIGGRAAIDIAREVCGNAAATIAIGTCAAFGGLPAAAPNPTGALSVADAVPGVKNLINLPACPANAENLVGTVVYYLTFNRFPPLDRYRRPLFAYGKSIHDNCERRAHYDGGQYVEAWGDEGHRTGYCLYKMGCKGPVTYQNCPNVGWNEGTNWPIGCGHPCIGCAEPDFWDKMTPFYTHLAGFPGFGKHSKVDKVGMWATAGVAAAFAAHGFVQLGKRWKHKELEHQQVYQPPADSAEPVKKAIKEGKEGDQA
- a CDS encoding HAMP domain-containing protein, with product MLRLGAAFCLAAVGVLIAAGAWNLRLQRSHLTRLVLASATERADDICRSTREAMMRNRPGEVGRIIDTIAAKPTVERIRLLDKRGRIRSSTDRTEIGTAVDMIAEECVSCHRPGEVLERPTQEDRARIFETEDGRRLLAVIAPIRNEPSCASASCHAHPSTRTILGVLDVHLSLSETEEFLAASERQMLLGLFGTVAALCVLVGLLTWRMVLQPVGRLTAAATRVAAGELSTHIPVHSGDEIGAMTEAWNTMIAKLGRAQIVLERWSKTLEQKVQEKTVELETAHQRLLRVEKMASLGKLAAVVAHEINNPLTGISTYARLLKRRHFAPDRADPRPTPQDDETERILGLIEEEALRCSKIVRDLLLFSRSPAVSFTRQELEPLLQRCVMLLRHQVNAKRVELQLEVEEKLPSVTCDGSQIQQMIVALTLNAVEATPADGNVTLSARHDTSTGEVVLEVRDTGRGIPAEHLDNIYEPFFTTKEEGSGVGLGLAVVYGIVERHHGTIEAVSEPGRGTLFTIRLPLRQDLGTAGAQRTDPEVDR
- a CDS encoding nickel-dependent hydrogenase large subunit produces the protein MTHVVVDPVTRIEGHLRIEAEVDDGKVSDAWSSSTMFRGVEIILKGHDPRDAWAFTQRICGVCTTVHAITSIRAVEDAIGAEPPPNARILRNLIMASQMVQDHVVHFYHLHALDWVDIVSALSADPAATANLAQSISPWPLSSKTYFTSIKDRVAAFVERGQLGPFGNAYWGHSAYRLPPEANLLAVAHYLEALDWQREFIKIHAILGGKNPHLQSFLVGGMATPVDPDKQASLNMTSISAMRKLIQQAKTFVEQVYIPDLLAVASFYKDWAGYGAGVGNYLVYGEYPETDGDNAPLYLPPGVIRNRDLGTVEALDPAKITEYVTHSWFDYAGGDDQGLPPSQGETRPNYTGPEPPYERLDTNGKYSWLKSPRYEDQPMEVGPLSRMLVAYASGHPRVQELVGYALGQLGVGPEALFSTLGRVAARGIETLVLAEKLEGWLDELADNMGRGDLRIHDNSKWDPKSWPKDCTGAGFHEAPRGALGHWVHIVDGEIANYQCVVPSTWNAGPRDAMGQPGPYEAAIVGNPVADPEQPLEILRTVHSFDPCMACGVHVLDPHGNELVKVRVQ
- the hypB gene encoding hydrogenase nickel incorporation protein HypB; this encodes MCETCGCGDPELVPIEIQESILAGNDRVAAHNREHFAGAGVLAINLMGSPGSGKTALLEATAAAWSGKVRLGAISGDLATSRDADRLKAAGIPSLSITTGSSCHLDAELVHKSLHDLDWRDLDLLVIENVGNLVCPAVYDLGQAVNVVALAVTEGEDKPLKYPVMFRKADLVLLTKTDLLPHLEVDVSVIEDGLARTMPTAAMIPVSAKTGEGMDDWLTWLEAQRKAVTGAGVSTKAAAG
- a CDS encoding sigma-54-dependent Fis family transcriptional regulator, translating into MRKDPEQIPRGSILVVDDEPIVLESLTDWFREDGYEVGAASSAKEALRLAGLADFDVAFVDIKMPGTDGLTLQSRLAAARPDLPVVIMTAHASVESAVTALKAGAYDYITKPFNPEDLSRLVRRAIEHRALTSENVRLKERLDALFAPTAIVGDSLAMQRILDQISSISQADSTVLIKGESGTGKELVARAIHAGSPRRYGPLVVVNCGALAEGVLESELFGHEKGSFTGADERRSGKFELADGGTIFLDEIGAVSQRVQVELLRVLEDKVVTRVGGERPVAVDFRVITATNQDLEQMVQRGAFREDLYWRINVFTIDIPPLRQRPEDVLLLAEHFLGHFARAMNRRPLKLSPAALEAVTAYSWPGNVRELQNAIERAVVVASPPSIEVGDLPVRVTGSTARGGSLSLSEVEKEHIRSVLESCEWNVARAARTLEVDRGTLYNKIHKYGFGRPTDARRS
- a CDS encoding heterodisulfide reductase subunit B, which codes for MKYAYYPGCSLHSTGSEFDLSLRSVSPLLGVELEEVDDWICCGSTSAHAVSELLALALPVANLCLVEAMEMGEVVVPCASCFRRMKAGHHESATRPEMREKINRVVDRPYQGTVKVCHPLEVFADEAMLAEIAVLATEDLSRLEVVCYYGCLLTRPPKVMQFDRYEYPMSMDAVLRAAGIRTLDWDFKTMCCGAAFTLTETDIVYKLCADLLDEAQAVGANAIAVACPMCHANLDTRQPEIEERLKKSYQLPVFYFTQLMGLAMGIPATELGIGRHLVEPGSLIGGQPKQPASAPAPAPA
- a CDS encoding cytochrome c, translating into MTVPEGVLVAQDARLRGRQLFLEHCALCHGEAADGRGRRQNLSSRPADFTDPLWRERTSPRRAYFVIREGVRGTAMAGWKTLEEEETWDLVAHDLSVAETGP
- a CDS encoding heterodisulfide reductase subunit C — protein: MTQAATAETITPTSGFAYSILGESGVDVNLCYQCGKCAAGCPVAYAMDYPPAQLIHAARLGLDELVLGSRTIWLCAACETCTTRCPQDVDIAKVMDAAKILAVDRGINPAVGEVRSFHKAALASIRRFGRMWEAGMVLSLKLRTGNYFKDMELGSRMLRKGKLKLLPTFAGSRRARRIFSRVKKVEREADRPE